The following coding sequences are from one Arachis hypogaea cultivar Tifrunner chromosome 7, arahy.Tifrunner.gnm2.J5K5, whole genome shotgun sequence window:
- the LOC112702546 gene encoding uncharacterized protein encodes MGRQPCCDKVGLKKGPWTAEEDKKLISFLLTNGQCCWRAVPKLAGLLRCGKSCRLRWTNYLRPDLKRGLLSDYEEKMVIDLHAQLGNRWSKIASHLPGRTDNEIKNHWNTHIKKKLKKMGIDPVTHKPLSNNQQIQEQSNQTPPHNVDFDPNHDELPKTQDQNNPKEEEKPDTIPESKEREEKMVMMMPPPLIDDTIIMDDEIIIINDINGFCTDEVPIIEPHEILVPSSDPSPSSSSSSSSSSSSFSSSNNFLEDLQLPDFEWCCNNDHNDIIINNNDNNVASWNDDDFINCLNSLINDDNDDHDRDHDNGESSKQQELVFDDNAPSSPLSQYSNMVMDYSESSWPYGFF; translated from the exons atgggAAGGCAACCATGTTGTGACAAAGTTGGGTTGAAGAAGGGACCATGGACAGCAGAAGAGGACAAGAAGCTCATAAGCTTCCTCCTCACTAATGGCCAATGTTGTTGGAGAGCTGTGCCTAAGCTTGCAG GGCTATTAAGATGTGGAAAAAGTTGCAGGTTAAGGTGGACAAATTATCTTAGGCCAGACTTAAAGAGAGGCCTTCTTTCAGATTATGAGGAGAAAATGGTCATTGACCTTCATGCTCAACTTGGAAACAG ATGGTCGAAAATTGCTTCTCATCTGCCAGGAAGAACAGATAATGAGATTAAAAACCATTGGAACACTCACATTAAGAAAAAGCTGAAGAAAATGGGCATTGACCCTGTTACTCACAAGCCACTCTccaataatcaacaaattcaagaacAGAGCAACCAAACACCTCCTCACAATGTTGACTTTGACCCCAACCATGATGAACTACCTAAAACTCAAGACCAAAACAATCCTAAAGAGGAAGAGAAACCAGATACCATTCCTGAGtccaaagaaagagaagagaaaatggTTATGATGATGCCACCACCCTTAATTGATGACACAATAATAATGGATGATGAGATTATTATAATCAATGATATCAATGGGTTCTGCACTGATGAGGTACCAATAATAGAACCACATGAGATTCTTGTTCCTTCTTCTGATCCTTCTCCTTCGTCTTCGTCATCGtcctcgtcttcttcttcttcttttagttCAAGTAATAACTTCCTTGAAGACCTTCAGCTCCCAGATTTTGAATGGTGTTGTAACAATGATCataatgatattattattaacaaCAACGACAATAATGTGGCTTCgtggaatgatgatgattttatTAACTGCTTGAACTCTCTGAtaaatgatgataatgatgatcatGATCGTGATCATGATAATGGTGAAAGTAGCAAGCAGCAAGAACTAGTGTTTGATGATAATGCTCCTTCTTCTCCACTTTCTCAGTACTCAAACATGGTCATGGATTATTCAGAATCTTCTTGGCCATATGGCTTCTTTTGA